In Silvanigrella paludirubra, the following are encoded in one genomic region:
- a CDS encoding ABC transporter ATP-binding protein → MNAIAIEFKNASKIYKLPKGGQFEALKPLNLSIKKGECFGLLGHNGAGKTTILSLLAGINKPTTGDVIVEGLSVNENTSQTKRLLGVVQQELIADTFFNLPTMLHIQSKLSGFKPDKEWIDFLLEKLMLTEHIKKTTRELSGGMKRRMMIARALVHKPKILVLDEPTAGVDIQLRKSMWEFIEGLHKQGMTIILTTHYLQEAEEFCSRIAIVKSGEIVTLKENKELLALGGKHKISCLIEVSNVYQWMQDHSSYLNGLSILIEPVKQVSHSTGNLKLSLPYVHGSMNSFLDSVNVMNSVAQKIGMRISDIFTESPGLEDVFIKINSGDIST, encoded by the coding sequence ATGAATGCAATTGCGATTGAATTTAAAAATGCAAGTAAAATATATAAGCTTCCTAAAGGTGGACAATTTGAAGCATTAAAACCATTAAACCTTTCTATAAAAAAAGGAGAGTGTTTTGGTTTATTAGGTCATAATGGAGCAGGTAAAACTACTATATTAAGTCTCCTTGCTGGCATAAATAAACCCACAACAGGAGATGTGATTGTAGAAGGATTGAGTGTTAACGAAAATACATCACAAACAAAAAGATTATTAGGAGTTGTTCAACAAGAATTGATTGCGGATACTTTTTTTAATTTGCCAACAATGCTTCATATTCAAAGTAAACTTTCAGGTTTTAAACCTGATAAAGAATGGATCGATTTTTTATTAGAAAAATTAATGCTAACGGAACATATTAAAAAAACAACCCGCGAATTAAGCGGCGGTATGAAGCGGCGTATGATGATTGCTAGAGCGCTGGTTCATAAACCTAAAATTTTAGTATTAGATGAGCCAACGGCTGGAGTTGATATTCAGTTACGAAAAAGCATGTGGGAATTTATTGAAGGTCTTCATAAACAAGGAATGACAATTATTTTAACCACACATTATCTTCAAGAGGCAGAAGAATTTTGTAGTCGAATCGCCATTGTTAAGAGTGGCGAAATTGTTACTTTAAAAGAAAATAAAGAACTTTTAGCTCTTGGTGGAAAACATAAAATCTCTTGTTTAATTGAAGTTTCTAATGTCTATCAATGGATGCAAGATCATTCCTCTTATTTAAATGGTCTTTCTATATTAATAGAGCCTGTTAAACAGGTTTCCCATAGTACAGGAAATTTAAAACTATCTTTGCCTTATGTACACGGTAGTATGAATTCTTTTTTAGATTCTGTTAATGTCATGAATTCTGTAGCTCAAAAAATTGGAATGAGAATTTCAGATATATTTACAGAATCACCAGGTTTAGAAGATGTATTTATTAAAATAAATAGTGGTGATATTAGTACTTAA
- a CDS encoding ABC transporter permease yields MDIQEYLKREAVGKSWLPGFGVFEREVRRFFAVPAQTILAPFGSALIYFGLFGIALGKLISSPNNQALTHGFEYVVFLIPGIMAMEVVNAGLQNPMSSIMIAKWSGTIVDVLMAPLSPLAMWLAYIFGAVIRAIIVSLAVLISGFICSWSFVSFNPFLLIFAIILATGIFGSIGIAAGAVCKSWDQVGVIMSFVVQPLVFFSGVFFSFSSFPEWIQFIRFLNPIFYIVSMFRYSVLGISDTSPLVSFSVSILFFILTSIFSVKVLKSGFGLRA; encoded by the coding sequence ATGGATATTCAGGAATATCTAAAAAGAGAAGCTGTTGGAAAATCTTGGTTGCCAGGTTTTGGAGTTTTTGAAAGAGAAGTTAGAAGATTTTTTGCTGTGCCTGCACAAACCATATTAGCTCCTTTTGGGAGTGCCTTAATTTATTTTGGACTATTTGGTATTGCGCTTGGTAAATTAATATCTTCTCCAAATAATCAAGCATTGACTCATGGTTTTGAATATGTCGTATTTTTAATTCCAGGTATTATGGCAATGGAAGTTGTGAATGCGGGGCTTCAAAATCCAATGAGCAGTATTATGATAGCAAAATGGAGCGGCACTATAGTAGACGTGTTAATGGCTCCACTTTCTCCACTAGCAATGTGGCTTGCTTATATTTTTGGAGCTGTTATTAGAGCCATTATTGTTTCTTTAGCTGTTTTAATATCGGGCTTTATTTGTTCTTGGAGTTTTGTTTCTTTTAACCCTTTTTTATTAATATTTGCTATTATTCTTGCAACTGGAATTTTTGGAAGCATTGGGATAGCAGCGGGAGCCGTCTGTAAAAGTTGGGATCAAGTTGGTGTTATTATGTCTTTCGTAGTTCAGCCGCTTGTCTTTTTCTCAGGAGTCTTTTTTTCATTTAGTTCTTTTCCAGAATGGATCCAATTTATAAGATTTTTAAATCCTATATTTTATATTGTGAGCATGTTTCGTTATTCTGTATTGGGAATTTCTGATACTTCACCTCTTGTTTCGTTTTCTGTTTCTATTTTATTTTTTATTTTAACCTCTATTTTTTCTGTTAAAGTTTTAAAATCTGGCTTTGGTTTGAGGGCTTAA
- a CDS encoding AAA family ATPase: MKLLKIELENLNSLYGHHSVDFEKDLLGSPLFLIMGSTGAGKSTLMDAMSLSLFGQTPRLIKSKTDKDSENDCRQVMSRGTAYAFSQLTFTKLENGKLQKYRATWQCERAYKKPDGNFKDPRRILEKYIPEFNEWEQIVSDHRPKFFEPHFNRVLENLTVDDFKRMVLLAQGEFAAFLKANEEERAAILERLTNTEIYKDIGKKASEKKKSYEEKLNQATLKFNGIQILSLEEETKLINENIELNEKIISSEKNIEILNKNIEWLDKKKYLEEKFNESLIAFKNYENKYKENIEIIFNIEQYHKFKNAIQYIIKEEMLNCDLLKLKLDKEKNQENLNILKTHITFISNNIKHYQESYDSAKNILDTKKPEIYKGKELRFQKNNLLLELEDKKNKIEQVSKENENIIHLKNILEKKYLQIKTNQTELCNVVKKDLNNMFLNYNLFLKSSNEVKNKFDFLKKEVISLSIPFDNPQEKLISLRKKRDLFNLEKSSMSKISFYLEELQKKEIELTDLEKKHEELEKNILKENENYSFTKNTFDYELNEISIIKSQVSDLSWRIGLAEQRKHLNLGENCPLCGSLDHPYFKEAAFKNSDLEILEKHQFLTSQLIFKEESYHNSLTTLNQIEKNVFIFTQDIKNMNSQINSLKKGIEDKKNTLIDMFREKNCSQIIKNSDQFYNVLRELEKNNEDNLKFTDLDIKKISENFESYNQIKEQYIENKNNESNYLRYIQELSDVLKYLDPNFDLDAFKKLIQYDNILLENIVFDEKKYFDKYRMIESEKSEISHKLVEADKDVLLNEKIIQNLKQEFVFIDKKLNTLDLDISSVLNGEDPEKFENELNDAVNAKYIKLTQEQKIFNEKEKNYVVLKNQLENIISQENQMNDSLFLIHDFLKNEFIKLGAHNKDEIIKYNLNEDDYKKFHIIYTELEKIKISTTELKNQRELDLKKHQDTNTDDKFNNNYDFLQNNKKELLFLIDNLKENKSNISQKIISNDENKNQSTKFYEELKEIQHEYSIWQRLHQIIGINNGDQFKKFAQILNLEELISKANYHLSRFEKRYSLAPAIDTENKPRLAFAIKDSYHANELRSFKTLSGGETFLVSLALALALADYRSVRMPIETILLDEGFGTLDPETLQVAMGALESLYSNGTQVGIISHVESLKESIGARIIVEKLGNGHSSIKVENL; the protein is encoded by the coding sequence TTGAAATTATTAAAAATTGAACTTGAAAATTTAAATTCGTTGTATGGACATCATAGTGTCGATTTTGAAAAAGATTTATTAGGCTCTCCTCTTTTTTTAATTATGGGTTCTACGGGAGCAGGAAAATCGACTTTAATGGATGCTATGTCGCTCTCTTTATTTGGTCAAACCCCGCGTTTAATTAAAAGTAAGACGGATAAAGATTCTGAAAATGATTGCAGACAAGTCATGTCAAGAGGAACTGCTTATGCATTTTCTCAATTGACATTTACTAAACTTGAAAACGGAAAATTACAAAAATATCGTGCTACATGGCAATGTGAAAGAGCTTATAAAAAGCCTGATGGAAATTTTAAGGACCCAAGAAGAATATTAGAAAAATATATTCCTGAATTTAATGAATGGGAACAAATTGTAAGTGATCATCGACCTAAATTTTTTGAACCACATTTTAATAGAGTTTTAGAGAATTTAACAGTAGATGATTTTAAAAGAATGGTCTTGTTAGCTCAGGGTGAATTCGCAGCTTTTTTAAAAGCAAATGAAGAGGAAAGAGCCGCAATATTAGAGCGTTTAACTAATACTGAAATTTATAAAGATATTGGTAAAAAAGCTTCAGAAAAAAAGAAAAGTTATGAAGAAAAATTAAATCAGGCAACACTGAAGTTTAATGGAATTCAAATATTATCTTTAGAAGAAGAAACAAAACTTATAAATGAAAATATAGAACTTAATGAAAAAATTATTTCTTCTGAAAAAAATATAGAAATTTTAAATAAAAATATAGAATGGTTAGATAAAAAGAAATATCTCGAGGAAAAATTTAATGAATCTTTAATTGCATTTAAAAATTATGAGAATAAATATAAAGAAAATATCGAAATTATTTTTAATATAGAACAATATCATAAATTTAAAAATGCTATTCAATATATAATTAAAGAAGAAATGTTAAATTGTGATTTATTAAAATTAAAATTAGATAAAGAAAAAAATCAAGAAAATTTAAATATTCTTAAAACGCATATTACTTTTATTTCTAATAATATAAAGCATTATCAAGAATCTTATGATTCTGCTAAAAATATTTTAGATACTAAAAAACCCGAAATTTATAAAGGCAAAGAACTTCGCTTTCAGAAAAATAATCTTTTATTAGAATTAGAAGATAAAAAAAATAAAATAGAACAAGTTTCCAAAGAAAATGAAAATATAATTCATTTAAAAAATATTCTTGAAAAAAAATATCTCCAAATTAAAACAAATCAAACCGAATTGTGTAATGTAGTAAAAAAAGATTTAAATAATATGTTTTTAAATTATAATTTATTTTTAAAATCTTCTAATGAGGTTAAAAATAAGTTTGATTTTTTAAAAAAAGAAGTCATATCATTATCTATTCCATTTGATAACCCCCAGGAAAAACTTATTAGTTTGAGAAAAAAAAGAGATCTATTTAATTTAGAAAAATCATCTATGAGTAAAATTTCTTTTTATCTTGAAGAACTTCAAAAAAAAGAAATTGAATTAACTGATTTAGAAAAAAAACATGAAGAATTAGAAAAAAATATTTTAAAAGAAAATGAAAATTATTCATTTACAAAAAATACCTTTGATTACGAGCTTAATGAAATATCTATTATTAAAAGTCAAGTTTCTGATCTATCCTGGAGAATCGGATTAGCAGAGCAAAGAAAACATTTAAATTTAGGTGAAAATTGTCCATTATGTGGAAGTTTAGATCACCCTTATTTTAAAGAGGCTGCTTTTAAAAATTCTGATTTAGAGATACTTGAAAAACATCAATTTTTAACTTCTCAGCTTATCTTTAAAGAAGAATCTTATCATAATTCTTTGACAACTTTAAATCAAATAGAAAAAAATGTATTTATTTTTACTCAAGATATTAAAAATATGAACTCACAAATAAACTCCTTAAAAAAAGGAATTGAAGATAAAAAAAATACTCTAATTGATATGTTTCGTGAAAAAAATTGTTCTCAAATAATTAAAAATAGTGATCAATTTTATAATGTGTTAAGAGAACTTGAAAAAAATAATGAAGATAATTTAAAATTTACAGATTTAGATATAAAAAAAATAAGTGAAAACTTTGAAAGCTATAATCAAATTAAAGAACAATATATTGAAAATAAAAATAATGAGAGTAATTATCTAAGATATATTCAGGAATTGAGTGATGTCTTAAAATATTTAGATCCAAATTTTGATTTAGATGCATTTAAAAAATTAATTCAATATGACAATATTTTGCTAGAAAATATTGTGTTTGATGAGAAAAAGTATTTTGATAAATATCGTATGATTGAAAGTGAAAAGTCAGAAATTTCACATAAATTAGTTGAGGCAGATAAAGATGTATTATTAAATGAAAAAATAATTCAAAACTTAAAACAAGAATTCGTTTTTATAGATAAAAAATTAAATACATTAGATTTAGATATAAGTTCTGTATTAAATGGGGAAGATCCAGAAAAATTCGAAAATGAACTGAATGATGCTGTCAATGCTAAATATATAAAACTTACTCAAGAGCAAAAAATATTTAATGAAAAAGAAAAAAATTATGTTGTATTAAAAAATCAACTTGAAAATATAATAAGTCAAGAAAATCAAATGAATGATAGTTTGTTTTTAATCCATGATTTCTTAAAAAATGAATTTATTAAATTAGGTGCTCATAATAAAGATGAGATTATAAAATATAATTTAAATGAAGATGATTACAAAAAATTTCACATTATTTATACTGAACTTGAGAAAATAAAAATTTCAACAACGGAGTTAAAAAATCAAAGAGAGTTAGACTTAAAAAAGCATCAAGATACAAATACTGATGATAAATTTAATAATAATTATGATTTTTTGCAGAACAATAAGAAAGAATTATTGTTTTTAATTGATAATTTAAAAGAAAATAAATCAAATATAAGTCAGAAAATTATTAGTAATGACGAAAATAAAAATCAAAGTACAAAATTTTATGAAGAGCTTAAAGAGATTCAGCATGAGTATTCAATTTGGCAACGTTTGCATCAAATTATTGGGATTAATAATGGAGATCAATTTAAAAAATTTGCGCAAATATTAAATTTAGAAGAACTTATTTCTAAAGCAAATTATCATTTGTCAAGATTTGAAAAAAGATATTCTTTAGCACCCGCTATCGACACCGAAAATAAACCAAGACTCGCTTTTGCTATAAAAGATAGTTATCATGCAAATGAATTAAGATCATTTAAAACTCTTTCTGGGGGAGAAACATTTTTAGTTTCTTTAGCCCTAGCTTTAGCACTGGCAGATTATCGAAGCGTAAGAATGCCTATTGAAACCATTTTATTAGATGAGGGTTTTGGCACTTTGGATCCTGAAACTTTGCAGGTGGCAATGGGTGCCTTAGAATCTTTATATTCTAACGGAACACAAGTTGGAATTATCAGCCATGTGGAATCCTTAAAAGAATCTATTGGCGCTCGCATTATTGTAGAAAAATTAGGAAATGGTCATTCTAGTATTAAAGTTGAAAACTTATAA
- the sbcD gene encoding exonuclease subunit SbcD, which produces MKILHTSDWHLGVSFEGISREEDHQFFINWLIDTLKEEQIDILIIAGDVFDQPQPSAEAQKIYYQFLFQVSKQTQVKKVIVLGGNHDSPSRLDAPSELLKLLDVFIVGGLNTNTNQLSRYLCPIYNINNEVELVIAVVPYIHEYKLGVRTSFQSEKEIQSNFKQKITEFYFNLAEEAEILAKNAPIMATGHLACVGCESDDAPLEVHMVGTLGGLPNDIFDPRFSYVALGHIHRAYHVENSNAYYCGSPIPLSIKESKTARYVQIVTFQSEKNHKPLIQKIEVPILRNIIEIKGNLEEISNILKNLSWKTAKPPLLAIQISVNTYIPGIDLEIRKNLNHLFFQNTPLIAYIRQIPILNNDSKKEYTEVVSLKDLTTEQVFIKMCESQNQIVDNDLLKAFRSLLNEENI; this is translated from the coding sequence ATGAAAATTCTTCATACATCAGACTGGCATTTAGGGGTATCATTTGAAGGAATTTCAAGAGAAGAAGATCATCAGTTTTTTATAAATTGGTTAATTGATACACTTAAAGAAGAGCAAATTGATATTTTAATTATTGCAGGCGATGTTTTTGATCAGCCGCAACCCTCTGCTGAGGCTCAAAAAATATATTATCAATTTTTATTTCAAGTTTCAAAGCAAACTCAAGTTAAAAAGGTAATTGTTTTAGGAGGAAATCATGATTCTCCTTCACGGCTTGATGCGCCGTCAGAATTATTAAAGTTACTTGATGTTTTTATTGTTGGAGGTCTTAACACCAATACAAATCAATTATCGCGTTACCTTTGTCCTATTTATAATATAAATAATGAAGTAGAACTTGTAATTGCTGTTGTTCCTTATATTCATGAGTATAAATTAGGAGTTCGAACTTCTTTTCAATCTGAAAAAGAAATTCAAAGTAACTTTAAACAAAAAATAACAGAATTTTATTTTAATTTAGCAGAAGAAGCTGAAATTTTAGCAAAAAATGCACCTATTATGGCAACAGGGCATTTAGCTTGTGTTGGTTGTGAAAGTGATGATGCTCCACTAGAGGTTCATATGGTTGGTACACTAGGTGGTTTGCCAAATGATATCTTTGATCCTCGATTTTCATATGTGGCTCTTGGACATATTCACAGAGCTTATCATGTTGAAAATTCAAATGCATATTATTGTGGGTCACCAATACCATTATCAATCAAAGAATCTAAAACGGCTCGTTATGTTCAAATTGTTACCTTTCAATCTGAAAAAAATCATAAGCCACTCATTCAAAAAATAGAAGTTCCCATATTAAGAAATATTATAGAAATAAAAGGAAACTTAGAAGAAATATCTAATATCTTAAAAAATTTAAGTTGGAAGACCGCAAAGCCTCCCTTACTTGCCATTCAGATTTCTGTTAATACATATATTCCAGGAATTGACCTTGAAATTCGAAAAAATTTAAATCATTTATTTTTTCAAAATACACCACTAATAGCTTATATCAGACAAATACCAATTTTAAATAATGACTCTAAAAAAGAATACACTGAGGTTGTTTCTTTAAAAGATTTAACTACAGAACAGGTATTTATTAAAATGTGTGAAAGTCAAAATCAAATTGTTGATAATGATTTATTAAAAGCATTTCGTAGTTTACTTAACGAAGAAAATATTTAA
- the bamD gene encoding outer membrane protein assembly factor BamD translates to MKSQKLFVVFISLFLVLGIVSCRSTPISELSQDDGIARIRNEFNDKNWSDVIANVDEYKARYPYSKNNPEADLMQANAYYLSGKFPEAIAAYEDFARKNPIDKNVSFAYYRIANSYDSQASEEIDREQASAKKAISRYQYYVKTYPSGEYNAESNERIKILTRRLAEHELFVARFYWRKDLYSASLSRYLGILKNYSQYDDLKEEAKKRAAVCYEELADILEDDPESDKFYVFKGAKPEDLRKKAQEIKSAK, encoded by the coding sequence ATGAAAAGTCAAAAGTTATTTGTTGTTTTCATTAGTTTATTTCTTGTATTAGGAATCGTTTCTTGTCGTTCGACGCCTATTTCTGAGTTATCTCAAGATGATGGTATTGCCAGAATCCGTAATGAATTTAATGATAAAAATTGGTCTGATGTAATTGCAAATGTAGATGAATATAAGGCTCGTTATCCTTACTCAAAAAATAATCCTGAAGCCGATTTAATGCAGGCAAATGCATATTATTTATCTGGAAAATTTCCCGAAGCTATTGCTGCTTATGAAGATTTTGCTCGAAAAAACCCAATTGATAAAAATGTTTCTTTTGCATACTACCGCATAGCAAATTCATATGACTCGCAAGCCTCCGAAGAAATTGATAGAGAACAAGCTTCTGCAAAAAAAGCAATTTCACGTTATCAGTATTATGTTAAAACTTACCCAAGTGGAGAATATAATGCGGAATCAAATGAAAGAATTAAAATATTAACTAGAAGACTTGCTGAACATGAATTATTTGTGGCACGTTTTTACTGGAGAAAAGACCTTTATTCTGCTTCTCTTTCCAGATATCTTGGAATATTAAAAAATTATTCTCAATATGATGATTTAAAAGAAGAGGCAAAAAAAAGAGCTGCTGTGTGTTATGAAGAATTAGCAGATATCTTGGAAGACGATCCTGAATCAGATAAGTTCTATGTATTTAAAGGTGCAAAACCTGAAGATTTAAGAAAAAAAGCTCAAGAAATCAAATCTGCTAAATAA
- the mce gene encoding methylmalonyl-CoA epimerase: MKIKRINHLGIVPKDLNQSKNFFTSILGLNHEGGETVEEQKVAVEFVRCENSRLELLSPTSTDSPIAKFLETKGSGIQHIALEVDNLDIWIDHLKKNNIKLIDEKPRYGAHNMRIVFVHPHSTGGVLVELVEEQPK; this comes from the coding sequence ATGAAAATTAAAAGAATCAATCATCTTGGTATCGTTCCAAAAGATTTAAATCAATCTAAAAATTTTTTCACTTCGATTCTAGGTTTAAATCATGAGGGAGGTGAAACTGTAGAAGAACAAAAAGTAGCTGTGGAATTTGTGCGCTGTGAGAATTCAAGATTAGAGCTTTTGTCTCCTACGAGTACTGATAGCCCTATCGCGAAATTTTTGGAAACAAAAGGTTCGGGTATTCAACATATCGCTTTAGAGGTAGATAATTTAGACATTTGGATTGATCATTTGAAAAAAAACAATATTAAGCTTATTGATGAAAAGCCAAGGTATGGAGCACATAATATGCGTATTGTATTTGTTCATCCTCATTCTACCGGTGGTGTGCTTGTTGAACTTGTTGAGGAACAACCAAAATAG
- the meaB gene encoding methylmalonyl Co-A mutase-associated GTPase MeaB: MKIKQSIDLESLVNYLSGKTCLENVDLWHSRMRALSKAISFVENDPLLATKLLSHPGIRTDDNVTKTRVIGITGLPGAGKSTLTNLFVKELREQGKTVAVFAVDPSSTLSGGAILGDRIRMQDHFRDPMVYIRSMGSRGALGGVARATRSAIRLATVLDFDYILVETVGIGQSESEITNIADTTLLVLMPNSGDEIQLMKAGILQLATIYVINKCDLADPSRMIQEIKENTHPTQEEAWVPPVLKTSASAREGISEVIQNVFLHHEYENKNSIGKELRYLRLRKEVLQNVLMMAELKFKEDVEKISQNEIDSLFRGMTTAMSIANGIFEKNIKNN, from the coding sequence ATGAAGATAAAGCAGTCCATAGATCTTGAATCTCTTGTAAATTATCTTTCCGGTAAAACTTGTTTAGAAAATGTAGACCTATGGCATTCAAGAATGAGAGCGCTAAGTAAAGCAATTAGTTTTGTAGAAAATGACCCATTGCTTGCTACTAAATTGTTATCTCATCCTGGAATTCGTACCGATGATAACGTAACAAAAACAAGAGTTATTGGAATTACTGGATTGCCAGGAGCGGGAAAATCTACCTTAACAAATTTATTTGTTAAAGAATTAAGGGAACAAGGAAAAACGGTTGCTGTATTTGCAGTTGATCCTTCTTCTACATTATCTGGTGGCGCTATTTTAGGGGATCGTATTCGAATGCAAGATCATTTTCGCGATCCCATGGTTTATATTCGTTCTATGGGATCTCGTGGTGCTTTAGGAGGTGTTGCCAGAGCGACGCGAAGTGCCATTCGGTTAGCGACTGTTTTAGATTTTGATTATATTTTAGTTGAAACCGTTGGAATAGGACAAAGCGAAAGTGAAATAACAAATATTGCAGATACCACTCTTCTTGTTTTAATGCCAAATAGTGGTGATGAAATACAATTAATGAAAGCAGGAATTTTACAACTAGCAACAATATATGTCATTAATAAATGTGATTTAGCAGATCCTTCTCGCATGATTCAAGAAATTAAAGAAAATACCCATCCGACTCAGGAAGAAGCTTGGGTTCCACCTGTTTTAAAAACTTCGGCTTCTGCAAGAGAAGGAATTTCAGAGGTCATTCAAAACGTTTTTCTTCATCATGAATATGAAAATAAAAATTCTATTGGAAAAGAGTTACGTTACTTAAGATTAAGAAAAGAAGTTTTGCAAAATGTACTTATGATGGCTGAATTAAAATTCAAAGAAGATGTTGAAAAAATTTCTCAAAATGAAATTGATTCTCTTTTTAGGGGAATGACAACAGCTATGTCTATTGCAAATGGAATATTTGAGAAAAATATAAAAAACAATTAA
- a CDS encoding biotin/lipoyl-containing protein, with product MKINVQKNKDSKNYQVEIPSTVDLNHLSKGELFPVYLTDQKNILKEVKACLLADGRSFLIENKVVRFNETFISKKNEIYRLGIECNGLVSQNHVTANIVRPVKPRQSAANLGGGDIKSPMTGKIISILVKNNTKIKEGDTLIIIEAMKMENRIVAECDGLVTNVKINPGVSVAAGDLLFSITPEVQG from the coding sequence ATGAAGATTAATGTTCAAAAAAACAAGGATTCCAAAAATTATCAAGTAGAAATTCCCTCAACAGTAGATTTAAATCATCTTTCTAAGGGAGAACTATTTCCTGTTTACTTAACAGATCAAAAAAATATTCTAAAAGAAGTAAAAGCCTGTTTACTTGCAGATGGTAGAAGTTTTTTAATTGAAAATAAAGTAGTACGATTTAACGAAACATTTATAAGCAAAAAAAATGAGATTTATCGTCTTGGAATAGAGTGTAATGGCCTTGTTTCTCAAAATCATGTAACTGCAAATATTGTGCGGCCAGTAAAGCCAAGACAATCCGCTGCGAATTTAGGTGGTGGTGATATTAAGTCTCCCATGACAGGAAAAATTATTTCTATTTTAGTAAAAAATAATACCAAAATTAAAGAAGGTGACACATTAATTATTATTGAAGCTATGAAAATGGAAAATAGAATTGTTGCTGAATGTGATGGACTAGTTACTAATGTAAAAATAAATCCTGGAGTAAGTGTTGCTGCTGGTGACTTATTATTTAGTATTACTCCTGAAGTGCAAGGTTAA